A genomic window from Puntigrus tetrazona isolate hp1 unplaced genomic scaffold, ASM1883169v1 S000000299, whole genome shotgun sequence includes:
- the LOC122333599 gene encoding ankyrin repeat domain-containing protein 50-like — MAQTSLLQGKRFYCREWVFHKIQHCLQEKTSNLSAPGPAEPLNPVAGAGKGSSWGVLLVGGPGSGKTALCTELLWPSSVHGVHRGLHQHCLGFHFCRAEDSDTLCVSGFIRGLVSQIRRSGLVPEYEEKVREPAVQSALQPGECERNPAETFKRCVLLPLLGCKAPPQALFVLVDSVDEGCLTGDRDQRSANIAELLAAHHELFPPWLLLVCSARRQNKHITKLFTGFRKISLDDLRKAYIVKDVQQYILHRLDQEEALRQHLTKETAEMLNQLHIKSSGCFLYLERVLDGVVENFIMLREIRDIPGTLNGLYLWLCQRLFVRKQFAKVQPILNVILAACRPLTVRELYHAVWTKNMTLTMEDFQKKMDILSKLLIDGLGSTKILFHYSFAEWLLDVKHCTQKYLCNAAEGHRMMAMSYTCRAKQLKPLEVQEFAYHLINSNLQIEPFNLALWMVWNGTPAKDSLSTSIPKEQEVLQLLVKAGAHVSNEDDHASCILQQALEREDSIRTLLDNGASVNQTDSNGRTLLANAAYSGNLDVVNLLISRRANMELEDNHGQTALTLAARQGHTKVVNCLIGCDANINHTDHDGWTALRSAAWGGHSEVVSALLYAGAKVDCADADSRTALRAAAWGGHEDIVLNLLQHGAEVNKADNEGRTALIAAAYMGHREIVEHLLDHGAEVNHEDVDGRTALSVAALCVPASKGHGAVVSLLIDRGAEVDHCDKDCMTPLLVAAYEGHVDVVDLLLEGGADVDHTDNNGRTPLLAAASMGHASVVNTLLFWGAAVDSIDSEGRTVLSIASAQGNVEVVRTLLDRGLDENHRDDAGWTPLHMAAFEGHRQVCDALIEQGARCTEVDNDGRIPLILSAQEGHYDCVHILLENKSCIDQRGYDGRNALRVAALEGHRDIVELLLSHGADIDFKDADGRPTLYILALENQLAMAEYFLENGANVEASDLEGRTALHVSCWQGHVEMVRLLINYHADVNSCDNEKRSALQSAAWQGHIKIVQTLIDNGTVVDHTCNQGATALGIAAQEGHIDVVQTLLEHGADPNHADQFGRTAMRVAAKGGHTAIIKLLEKYGATSLNGCSPSPVHTMEQQTPTSVAGKVQSLTIKSSSSGSTGAGDVHLAGRGQSNGPVHAFSSPSESPDSTVDRQKSSLSNNSLKSSKNSSLRTTSSTATAQTVPIDSVHALSFIEQIQQHSLPRSRSRQSIVSPSSTTRSIGTQPGSPTSEYDWSQVKPGLKSTKASKNGQNCSNKGTSGEKKRSKNGSYSQNQVLEYELTQFDKRLVLNKPVSNIAVKDPQCKIVVGRSNTLDSVQSQDQFYIQPQSCAEKKRNGIMTNPNYHLQGNQVFLGRVSVPRNVSSRGHQDLLDNYPIGETELSLKQALQLQIEGSDSGLNCKKETPL; from the exons ATGGCCCAGACCAGCCTGCTGCAGGGCAAACGCTTCTACTGCCGCGAGTGGGTCTTCCACAAGATCCAGCACTGCCTTCAGGAGAAAACCAGTAACCTCAGTGCCCCGGGACCCGCAGAGCCGCTCAACCCCGTCGCCGGAGCGGGTAAGGGCAGCTCGTGGGGGGTCCTGCTGGTCGGCGGTCCCGGGAGCGGGAAGACGGCTCTGTGTACGGAGTTACTGTGGCCCAGTTCGGTTCACGGCGTCCACCGAGGCCTGCACCAGCACTGCCTGGGCTTCCACTTCTGCCGAGCCGAGGACTCGGACACGCTGTGTGTGAGCGGCTTCATCCGCGGCCTGGTGTCTCAGATACGCCGGTCAGGACTCGTGCCAGAATACGAGGAGAAAGTGAGAGAGCCGGCGGTCCAGAGCGCACTGCAGCCAGGAGAGTGTGAGAGAAACCCAGCAGAGACGTTCAAGAG gtgtgtgttgCTGCCGCTGCTGGGCTGTAAGGCTCCGCCTCAGGCTCTGTTTGTGCTGGTGGACTCGGTGGACGAGGGCTGTTTGACCGGAGACAGGGATCAGAGGTCAGCAAACATCGCAGAGCTGCTGGCCGCCCATCACGAGCTCTTCCCGCCCTGGCTGCTGCTCGTCTGCTCGGCACGCCGGCAGAACAAACACATCACCAAACTCTTCACAG gATTCAGAAAGATCAGCCTAGATGATTTACGGAAGGCCTACATCGTAAAAGATGTGCAGCAATACATCCTCCACCGCCTAGACCAGGAGGAGGCTCTGCGACAACACCTCACCAAGGAGACAGCAGAGATGCTGAACCAGCTTCACATCAAGAGCAGTGGCTGTTTCCTATACCTTGAGCGAGTTCTTGATGGAGTGGTAGAGAACTTCATCATGCTGCGGGAAATCAGAGACATCCCAGGGACACTGAATGGACTCTACCTTTGGCTCTGCCAGAGACTGTTTGTCAGAAAGCAATTTGCCAAAGTCCAGCCAATCCTAAATGTGATTCTGGCAGCCTGCAGGCCGCTGACTGTCAGGGAGCTCTATCATGCAGTCTGGACTAAAAACATGACTTTGACAATGGAAGACTTTCAGAAGAAGATGGACATACTTTCCAAgttgttaattgatggacttgGCAGTACTAAGATCTTATTTCACTACAGCTTTGCTGAATGGCTCCTGGATGTTAAACACTGCACACAAAAATACCTTTGCAATGCCGCTGAAGGACATAGAATGATGGCCATGAGTTATACTTGCAGGGCAAAACAGCTTAAACCTCTGGAGGTGCAAGAGTTTGCCTATCACCTGATTAACTCGAATCTGCAGATTGAGCCTTTTAATCTCGCCCTTTGGATGGTATGGAATGGTACCCCTGCTAAAGACTCCCTGTCTACTTCAATCCCAAAAGAACAAGAGGTACTCCAGCTACTAGTTAAAGCTGGGGCTCACGTCAGCAACGAAGATGACCATGCTTCCTGCATATTGCAACAGGCTTTGGAACGTGAGGACTCTATTCGAACTCTATTAGATAATGGCGCTTCTGTTAATCAAACTGACTCCAATGGGAGAACTCTTTTAGCCAATGCTGCCTACAGCGGAAATCTGGATGTTGTTAACCTTCTTATCTCCAGACGAGCCAACATGGAGTTGGAGGACAACCACGGACAGACGGCACTTACTCTGGCAGCTAGACAGGGCCACACCAAGGTGGTCAACTGTCTCATTGGATGTGATGCTAATATCAATCACACAGACCATGACGGCTGGACAGCCCTTAGGTCAGCAGCCTGGGGAGGTCACTCAGAAGTTGTATCTGCACTCCTGTACGCAGGCGCTAAAGTGGACTGCGCAGATGCTGACAGTAGAACTGCCCTGAGGGCTGCCGCTTGGGGAGGTCATGAAGATATTGTCCTCAACCTTCTTCAGCATGGAGCCGAAGTCAACAAGGCGGATAATGAAGGGCGTACGGCGTTGATCGCTGCAGCATACATGGGCCACAGAGAAATTGTTGAGCATCTGTTAGATCATGGAGCTGAGGTCAACCATGAGGATGTGGATGGCAGGACAGCGCTCTCAGTCGCTGCTCTTTGTGTGCCAGCCAGCAAAGGTCATGGTGCGGTCGTGAGCCTGCTGATCGACCGTGGAGCCGAGGTGGACCACTGCGACAAAGACTGCATGACCCCGCTTCTAGTGGCTGCCTACGAAGGCCATGTGGATGTGGTTGATCTGCTTCTAGAAGGAGGAGCGGATGTTGATCACACTGATAACAATGGGAGAACACCTTTACTTGCTGCAGCATCTATGGGACACGCTTCTGTTGTCAACACTCTGCTTTTCTGGGGTGCTGCGGTGGACAGTATTGACAGTGAAGGCAGGACTGTGTTGAGCATTGCGTCTGCACAGGGTAACGTGGAGGTCGTCCGAACTCTGCTGGACAGAGGACTGGATGAAAACCACAGAGATGATGCAGGCTGGACACCATTGCACATGGCAGCTTTTGAGGGACACAGACAAGTATGCGATGCTCTGATTGAACAAGGTGCCCGCTGCACAGAGGTTGACAATGATGGGCGTATCCCTTTGATTCTGTCTGCTCAAGAGGGTCATTACGACTGTGTGCACATCTTGCTGGAGAACAAGTCATGTATTGACCAGAGAGGGTACGATGGGAGAAATGCTCTCCGAGTTGCAGCACTAGAAGGGCACAGAGACATTGTGGAGTTGTTGCTGAGCCATGGGGCAGATATTGACTTCAAAGATGCAGACGGTCGCCCAACTCTTTACATCTTGGCACTTGAGAATCAGCTAGCCATGGCGGAGTACTTTCTCGAAAATGGAGCCAATGTCGAGGCCAGTGATTTAGAAGGAAGAACGGCCTTGCATGTGTCATGTTGGCAAGGCCACGTAGAGATGGTCAGGTTACTAATCAACTACCATGCGGATGTGAACTCGTGTGATAATGAGAAACGCTCTGCCCTCCAATCGGCAGCTTGGCAGGGTCACATAAAGATTGTTCAAACCTTGATTGACAATGGCACCGTTGTAGACCACACATGCAACCAGGGTGCTACAGCTTTGGGCATCGCTGCTCAAGAAGGGCACATTGATGTGGTTCAGACACTTCTAGAGCATGGTGCGGATCCGAATCACGCTGATCAGTTTGGACGCACTGCCATGAGAGTGGCAGCCAAAGGTGGACACACCGCCATAATCAAACTCTTGGAGAAATATGGTGCCACAAGTCTCAATGGCTGCAGCCCATCTCCTGTTCACACCATGGAGCAGCAAACACCCACTTCAGTAGCTGGGAAAGTGCAGTCACTCACTATAAAGTCCAGCAGCTCTGGAAGCACAGGAGCTGGAGATGTGCATTTAGCAGGGCGTGGACAATCCAACGGGCCTGTGCATGCCTTCAGCTCACCGTCAGAGTCTCCAGACTCAACAGTGGACCGGCAGAAGTCCTCCCTCTCCAATAACTCGCTCAAAAGTTCAAAGAACTCTTCGTTGAGGACCACCTCATCCACTGCGACTGCTCAGACTGTGCCCATTGACAGCGTCCATGCCCTTTCTTTTATTGAGCAGATCCAGCAGCATTCACTGCCTCGCAGTCGCAGTCGTCAATCCATCGTTTCTCCCTCCTCCACCACCAGATCCATTGGCACTCAGCCTGGCTCTCCAACCAGCGAGTATGATTGGAGCCAGGTGAAGCCAGGCCTCAAGTCCACCAAAGCATCCAAAAACGGACAAAACTGCTCAAACAAAGGAACATCTGGTGAGAAGAAGAGGAGCAAGAATGGGTCTTATTCACAGAACCAGGTTCTTGAGTACGAACTGACTCAGTTTGATAAAAGGCTTGTGCTCAATAAGCCGGTGTCTAACATTGCAGTTAAAGATCCTCAATGTAAGATCGTGGTGGGAAGATCCAACACTCTGGATTCTGTCCAATCGCAGGATCAATTTTACATTCAGCCCCAGAGCTGTGCAGAGAAGAAGAGGAACGGTATTATGACCAACCCCAACTACCACCTACAGGGAAACCAGGTTTTTCTTGGGAGAGTTTCAGTCCCCAGAAATGTTTCCAGCAGGGGCCACCAGGACCTTCTGGACAATTACCCAATAGGGGAGACGGAATTAAGCCTGAAACAAGCCCTACAGCTCCAGATTGAAGGATCGGACTCTGGGTTAAACTGCAAAAAAGAGACGCCGTTATAA